From the genome of bacterium, one region includes:
- a CDS encoding T9SS type A sorting domain-containing protein, with translation MKRSTKLLWGWLLLASPMVTAQTWATHEPMLTPRYGITAVYWNNQIVVMGGRDANDSLLALVESFDFFSGLWSRFPADLREPRFNAAAVVYRGRMHVVGGCGDSAQALKTAEFYNEQTQQWEQTPALAVAREGAAVAVINDTLFAIGGYDGAGPLKSIEYYRPTFDRWQTSRWELSAPRGWLAATTLRDSIFTVGGLLLAPVGILERYHVSDGSRRRADMPTPRGRMAAVNFENELWTIGGVSQHGAAETVELYEYRTNEWRTGPALTQPRELHAAVVVFDRIYVFGGRDAEGKVLASTETFQAATAVAEPRRRLPDAPVLLSYPNPFAASVKIALLAAEFKTATATVVVHDLLGATVLRRQMAVGTSGLELVWDGRDQAGRPVHDGLYFITIKAGDAVFRHKLVKLSR, from the coding sequence ATGAAAAGGTCAACAAAATTGCTTTGGGGGTGGCTGCTCCTGGCGTCGCCGATGGTCACGGCGCAGACTTGGGCAACGCATGAGCCTATGCTGACGCCGCGCTACGGCATCACGGCCGTGTATTGGAACAATCAAATCGTGGTGATGGGCGGCCGCGATGCCAATGATTCGCTATTGGCGCTGGTGGAAAGTTTCGATTTCTTCAGCGGCTTGTGGTCCCGTTTTCCGGCGGATTTGCGCGAGCCGCGTTTCAATGCCGCGGCGGTCGTCTACCGCGGCCGCATGCACGTCGTGGGCGGCTGTGGCGACAGCGCGCAGGCGCTGAAGACCGCGGAATTCTACAACGAACAAACCCAGCAATGGGAGCAAACCCCGGCGCTCGCCGTGGCGCGCGAGGGCGCGGCGGTGGCGGTGATCAACGACACGCTGTTCGCCATCGGCGGTTATGACGGCGCCGGCCCGCTCAAGAGCATCGAGTACTATCGCCCCACTTTCGACCGCTGGCAAACCAGCCGCTGGGAGCTTTCGGCCCCGCGCGGCTGGCTCGCAGCGACGACGCTGCGCGATTCGATCTTCACCGTGGGCGGATTGCTGCTGGCCCCCGTGGGAATTCTGGAGCGCTACCATGTTTCGGACGGCAGCCGCCGGCGGGCTGACATGCCCACCCCGCGCGGCCGCATGGCAGCGGTGAATTTCGAAAACGAGTTGTGGACCATCGGCGGCGTGTCGCAACACGGCGCCGCGGAAACCGTCGAGCTATACGAGTATCGCACCAACGAATGGCGCACCGGCCCCGCGCTGACGCAACCGCGGGAGCTGCATGCGGCGGTGGTGGTTTTTGATCGAATCTACGTCTTCGGCGGCCGCGATGCCGAGGGCAAGGTGCTGGCGTCCACAGAAACGTTTCAGGCTGCGACCGCGGTGGCGGAACCCCGGAGACGCCTGCCGGACGCGCCGGTTTTGCTGAGCTATCCCAATCCCTTTGCGGCCTCCGTCAAGATCGCGCTGCTGGCTGCCGAGTTCAAAACCGCAACCGCCACCGTGGTTGTGCATGATTTGCTGGGCGCAACCGTACTTCGCCGCCAAATGGCTGTCGGCACCAGCGGGCTGGAATTGGTGTGGGATGGCAGAGATCAAGCCGGCCGCCCGGTGCACGATGGCCTGTATTTCATCACCATCAAAGCCGGCGACGCCGTTTTCCGGCACAAGCTCGTAAAGCTCAGCCGATAA